A DNA window from Paraclostridium bifermentans contains the following coding sequences:
- a CDS encoding response regulator transcription factor, with product MESTIKEKNILLVDDEVDILKLLSTVFKKEGFNNIYTAETGNEALDIFKNKNIDIVVLDIMLPDKEGYDVFKEIRAISQVPVLFLSAKTEEMDRLVGLALGADDYITKPFSPKEVVLRVKLNLKKNIILNSIKEEPESSKIEFGPFEIDEDKVEVKKNGKTLELKAKEFKMFLYMARHLEQIISKEKFCDEVWGDDFIGYDNTIMVHIRRLREKIEDNPSKPKYIKNIKGLGYKLTLKED from the coding sequence ATGGAAAGTACAATAAAAGAAAAGAACATACTACTAGTAGATGATGAAGTAGATATATTAAAGTTATTAAGCACCGTTTTTAAAAAGGAAGGATTTAATAATATTTATACAGCAGAAACAGGGAATGAAGCTTTAGATATATTTAAAAATAAAAATATAGATATAGTAGTGTTAGATATAATGTTGCCGGATAAAGAAGGATATGATGTGTTTAAAGAAATTAGAGCTATATCTCAAGTTCCAGTTTTATTTTTATCAGCTAAGACTGAAGAAATGGATAGGCTAGTAGGGCTTGCATTGGGGGCTGATGATTATATAACAAAGCCATTTAGTCCAAAAGAAGTTGTGCTTAGGGTAAAGTTAAATCTAAAGAAAAATATTATATTAAATTCAATAAAAGAAGAACCTGAAAGTAGTAAGATAGAGTTTGGGCCATTTGAAATAGATGAAGATAAAGTAGAAGTTAAAAAAAATGGAAAGACTCTGGAATTAAAAGCTAAAGAATTTAAAATGTTTTTATATATGGCTAGACACTTAGAGCAAATTATAAGCAAAGAGAAATTTTGCGACGAAGTATGGGGCGATGATTTTATAGGCTATGATAACACTATAATGGTACATATAAGAAGACTTAGAGAAAAAATAGAAGATAATCCATCTAAACCTAAATATATAAAAAATATTAAAGGATTAGGGTATAAATTAACTTTAAAGGAAGATTAA
- a CDS encoding DEAD/DEAH box helicase gives MNKYITKALFNMGYIEPSKVQEEVVPKLLNKENIVVKSRTGSGKTASFGIPICENINIENNNIQALIVVPTRELALQVKDEISNIGRLKKIRCSAIFGKQPIKEQIFELKQRVHIVVATPGRIIDHINRETINLNNLEYFIIDEADKMLNKGFVDDMEFIFNNIPTSVTTGLFSATIDKEISHICEMYIGKYNEIIVNENCIYKNKIEEKLMYSKDEDRYENLKNIIYDLNPETTIIFLNTKDKVSQLYRRMKKDKFLVEQLHGDMSQEKRIFTIKDLKNGKYNVLVSTDVASRGIHIDDISLVINYDVPRDKENYIHRIGRTGRHDRHGKAVTIVSEKDKKYIDEIKEYIGYDIDVLEDIKIDEIKSSKYKFEQKSVEIFKNRKKINNKEKTHSEVTRIYLNAGKKKKIRIIDIVGTFSNIKGINNEDIGVIEVHDLYSYVDLLNYKGEKFLKDYKQINIKKKLVKVRRDNKI, from the coding sequence TTGAATAAATATATAACTAAAGCTCTTTTTAATATGGGATACATAGAACCATCAAAAGTTCAGGAAGAAGTGGTTCCAAAGCTTTTAAATAAAGAAAATATTGTAGTTAAATCAAGAACTGGAAGTGGTAAAACAGCTAGTTTTGGAATTCCTATATGTGAGAACATAAATATTGAAAATAATAATATACAAGCATTAATAGTAGTTCCAACAAGAGAGTTAGCTCTTCAAGTAAAAGATGAAATTTCAAATATAGGAAGATTAAAGAAAATCAGATGTAGCGCTATATTTGGGAAACAACCAATAAAAGAGCAAATTTTTGAGCTGAAGCAAAGAGTGCATATAGTTGTAGCAACTCCTGGAAGAATAATTGATCATATAAATAGAGAAACAATCAATTTAAATAATTTAGAATATTTTATTATAGATGAAGCGGATAAAATGTTAAATAAAGGTTTTGTGGATGATATGGAATTTATATTTAACAATATTCCTACATCCGTTACGACTGGATTATTTTCAGCCACAATAGATAAAGAAATAAGTCATATATGTGAAATGTACATTGGAAAATATAATGAGATTATTGTTAATGAAAATTGTATTTACAAAAACAAAATAGAAGAAAAGTTAATGTATTCTAAAGATGAAGATCGATATGAAAATTTAAAGAATATTATATATGATTTAAATCCTGAAACAACAATAATATTTTTGAATACTAAAGATAAGGTATCTCAATTATATAGAAGAATGAAAAAAGATAAATTTTTAGTAGAGCAATTACATGGAGATATGTCTCAAGAGAAAAGGATATTTACCATTAAAGATTTAAAAAACGGAAAATATAATGTATTAGTAAGTACAGATGTAGCTAGTAGAGGTATTCATATAGATGATATATCATTGGTAATAAATTATGATGTTCCTAGGGATAAGGAAAATTATATTCATAGAATAGGGAGAACCGGAAGACACGATCGACATGGAAAAGCAGTGACTATAGTAAGTGAGAAAGATAAAAAATATATAGATGAAATAAAGGAATATATAGGATACGATATAGATGTTTTAGAAGATATAAAAATTGATGAAATAAAAAGTAGCAAATATAAGTTTGAACAAAAATCAGTTGAAATTTTTAAAAACAGAAAAAAAATAAATAATAAGGAAAAAACTCATAGTGAAGTAACAAGAATATATTTAAATGCGGGTAAAAAGAAAAAAATAAGAATTATAGATATAGTAGGGACATTCAGTAATATAAAGGGAATAAATAATGAAGATATAGGAGTAATCGAAGTTCATGATCTGTATTCATATGTTGACTTATTAAATTATAAAGGTGAGAAATTCTTGAAAGATTATAAACAAATAAATATAAAGAAAAAATTAGTAAAGGTAAGAAGAGATAATAAGATATAA
- a CDS encoding sensor histidine kinase — protein MKWKITLRYVVSIICVVMIVTILNIIGIIGVTLSNKSNSPKIPETEFTREFSKDIQVESDKIDISKEGKKSLDDKGIWIQILDENGNQVYRYNAPKELNKKYTPMELINGYKYAGGLPNSGADNILVSSKKVGDVEYTYLLGFPKGEVEKYIITYNLKDLADTIFKSIWIILFIDLLIALIVGYIFSRRLTKPMKNIIKGVENLEEGKYDVYYTEKGLYVSVYKKLNKLSDTLKSNEIERNKLDKLKQEWIANISHDIKTPLSSIKGYAEILSDEDYDINREEAKDYGVIINEKSEYIKELVDDLNLTMKLKSSDRVLNKNDENIVRIIKDSVIQILNDPKYSNRDVEFTSNKDSIIKSVDSMLFKRVINNLVYNALIHNNDKVKIKVEVEYISEAETIINIEDNGKGIEKKDLERIFDRYYRGTSTGEVHKGSGLGMAIAKDIIIAHGFDIDLASEAGEGTKIKIIIK, from the coding sequence ATGAAGTGGAAAATAACACTAAGATATGTAGTTAGTATTATTTGTGTAGTTATGATTGTAACTATATTAAATATAATTGGAATAATAGGAGTCACGCTATCGAACAAATCAAATTCTCCTAAAATTCCAGAAACTGAATTCACTAGAGAGTTTAGTAAAGATATTCAAGTTGAGAGTGATAAAATAGATATAAGTAAAGAAGGAAAAAAATCTTTAGATGATAAAGGAATTTGGATACAAATTTTAGATGAAAATGGAAATCAAGTATATCGATATAATGCCCCAAAAGAATTAAACAAAAAGTATACTCCAATGGAGCTTATAAATGGATATAAGTATGCAGGTGGATTACCTAACTCGGGAGCAGACAATATTTTAGTTTCTAGTAAAAAAGTAGGGGATGTAGAATATACATACTTACTAGGATTTCCAAAGGGAGAAGTAGAAAAATATATAATAACATATAATCTTAAAGACTTAGCAGACACTATTTTTAAATCAATATGGATAATATTATTTATAGATTTATTAATAGCTTTAATAGTTGGATATATTTTTAGTAGAAGACTAACAAAGCCTATGAAAAATATTATAAAAGGTGTAGAAAATTTAGAAGAAGGAAAGTACGATGTATACTACACAGAAAAAGGATTGTATGTAAGTGTATATAAAAAATTAAATAAATTATCAGATACATTAAAAAGTAATGAAATCGAAAGAAACAAATTAGACAAACTAAAACAAGAGTGGATAGCAAATATTTCTCATGATATAAAAACTCCTTTATCTTCAATAAAAGGATATGCGGAAATTTTAAGTGATGAGGATTATGATATTAATAGAGAAGAAGCTAAAGATTATGGAGTTATAATAAATGAAAAATCAGAGTATATAAAAGAATTAGTTGATGATTTAAACTTAACTATGAAATTAAAAAGTAGCGATAGAGTTTTAAACAAAAATGATGAAAATATAGTTAGAATAATAAAAGATTCTGTTATTCAAATTTTAAATGATCCCAAATACTCTAATAGAGATGTTGAGTTTACTTCAAACAAAGACTCTATAATTAAATCAGTAGACAGTATGCTTTTTAAGAGGGTAATAAACAATCTTGTTTATAATGCATTAATTCATAACAATGATAAAGTTAAAATTAAAGTTGAAGTTGAATATATAAGTGAAGCTGAAACAATTATAAATATTGAAGATAATGGAAAAGGTATTGAAAAAAAAGATTTAGAAAGAATATTTGATAGATACTATAGAGGGACAAGTACTGGAGAGGTACATAAAGGGTCTGGACTTGGAATGGCAATAGCTAAAGACATTATAATTGCTCATGGATTTGATATAGACTTGGCTAGTGAAGCTGGGGAAGGAACTAAAATTAAAATAATTATTAAATAA
- a CDS encoding ABC-2 transporter family protein, translating into MLKWEIKKLFKNKSIIVSSIVLILLCGIMSLLKPDLETENSYIDEKGNYISDTRSEYTITNEKLNYKVSESKEIKLQKNLKKQDELSKKASEMASLKLNHDSGKEYKDVNFYKVLNYRLSSMLSSIVIIGIVIYIFSNIYTDEKLSNVDSIILSSKNKSKALFSKLSLSIIVPAVFYLIYVLIIGCITMVQYGQPVNGALQAYRIVDIVTLVNPISINEYTVQSILTMMTIFISTGIFASLFSFITKNSVESIVGITVFLVIGKILTLMKFLPAKLISVINYSNYIDIIMHPDMIIGNYMGNISLFGQSLGLISLAYIVLVATLLIGIGLNIYVFRKVLTK; encoded by the coding sequence ATGCTTAAATGGGAAATAAAAAAGTTATTTAAAAATAAATCCATAATAGTATCAAGTATTGTTTTAATACTTTTATGTGGAATAATGAGTCTTTTAAAACCTGATTTGGAAACAGAGAATTCATATATAGATGAAAAAGGAAATTATATATCAGATACTAGATCTGAATATACTATAACAAATGAAAAATTAAATTATAAGGTTAGTGAATCAAAAGAAATTAAATTACAGAAAAATTTAAAAAAACAAGATGAATTAAGCAAAAAAGCTAGTGAAATGGCAAGTTTAAAGCTTAATCATGATTCAGGAAAAGAATATAAAGATGTAAACTTTTATAAAGTTTTAAATTATAGATTAAGTAGCATGCTTTCAAGTATTGTTATAATTGGTATTGTAATATATATATTTTCTAATATATACACAGACGAAAAATTATCAAATGTAGATTCTATAATACTATCAAGTAAAAATAAGTCTAAAGCTTTATTTTCAAAACTTTCATTATCTATAATAGTACCTGCAGTTTTTTATTTAATATATGTATTAATAATAGGTTGTATAACTATGGTTCAATATGGACAACCGGTAAATGGAGCATTGCAAGCATATAGAATAGTTGATATAGTGACATTGGTAAATCCAATTTCAATAAATGAGTATACTGTTCAAAGCATATTAACAATGATGACTATATTTATAAGTACTGGAATATTTGCAAGTTTATTTTCGTTTATAACTAAAAACTCAGTAGAATCTATAGTTGGAATTACTGTATTCTTAGTTATAGGAAAGATATTAACTTTAATGAAATTTTTACCTGCGAAACTAATAAGTGTAATCAATTACTCAAACTATATAGATATAATAATGCATCCAGATATGATTATAGGAAACTATATGGGAAATATTAGCTTATTTGGACAAAGTTTAGGGTTAATAAGCTTAGCTTATATAGTATTAGTAGCAACTTTATTAATAGGTATTGGATTAAATATATATGTATTTAGAAAAGTTTTAACTAAATAA
- a CDS encoding SpaA isopeptide-forming pilin-related protein has translation MRTKKRYRMLSMIVILNLILNIISPGMTVFAENNNVKLTLTSNKTKLESGEQVEFNLNYEALNGPGSIKAGDTITFKLPDVFENIQPKYPPEHFKSVNVDGTTVTAVFSEGANDAIGGYMSVKATAKNVETNTTQRVEVNLDGTVQYIDVEIVPPDEKPPVDPPTVTDRQIYKTVDNPDGYDGYENGTLINNINNPVIGKKVKYSIYVNEKYATMYNAYIKDAIPNGMELVKDSVKVYETQYGKPEKDVTEDFRGKINTQNNSVNVNFGTTYNKYRVSYSVIIKQNMQRYDNVVDLIKHDETLSSKAIVKPKDDGKMLTKYSRTNETAKDENGNTINIVNLNDNKVKYTLDINPNNQSVTNAIIEDNIPDGMKLVDGSIMVGTYDISDNFEWVTDKMKDKIKFENNKLTVNIGNTDKHYLIYYDLEVTQRQKAYTNKAKLSYDNTSKDVQNVVRYEMNAGAINARKKVDKTLIKKGDNQIVNYTIDFDCYGYFDKGYLNLTDKLDPAVEILGVDTPEHFNVNIDKESNTIKITNDKKEIEYGEPLQVKIKTDFSKVEDGKTVTNVAKINNSTTNKVETKKGYRFTAKKIDSTTKSPLSGATFNLMDSNKKVIATLNSDSNGILSHSIDNPGVYYLKETKAPKGYNLDSKEIKIIINENQIGTTVDLGNILNTQSDHNATIKKVDSDNEKKVLEGAVFEIQNLSGSKITSVTTGKDGIANLKLSPGKYKAVEKKAPQGYILNTDPIQFEIKLDSDSDINLVVKNDAIKGKIEITKTDSKDSKKVLANTEFTIFDGNKKEIAKAMTNKEGKVEFDNLGYGNYYYQETKAPEGYTIDSKMYPFEVKDNNQVISKTVSDDKIIGKIEITKTDSKDSKKVLANTEFTIFDSNKKEIAKAMTNKEGKVEFDNLGYGNYYYQETKAPEGYTIDSKMYPFEVKDNNQVISKTVSDDKIIGKIEITKTDSKDSKKVLANTEFTIFDSNKKEIAKAMTNKEGKVEFDNLGYGNYYYQETKAPEGYTIDSKMYPFEIKDNNQVISKTVSDDKIIGKIEIIKTDSKDSKKVLANTEFTIFDGNKKEVAKAMTNKEGKVAFDNLGYGNYYYQETKAPEGYTIDSKMYPFEVKDNNQVISKTVSDDKIIGKIEITKTDSKDSKKVLANTEFTIFDSNKKEIAKATTNKEGKVEFDNLGYGNYYYQETKAPEGYTIDSKMYPFEVKDNNQVISKTVSDDKIIGKIEITKTDSKDSKKVLANTEFTIFDSNKKEIAKAMTNKEGKVEFDNLGYGNYYYQETKAPEGYTIDSKMYPFEVKDNNQVISKTVSDDKIIGKIEITKTDSKDSKKVLANTEFTIFDSNKKEIAKAMTNKEGKVEFDNLGYGNYYYQETKAPEGYTIDSKMYPFEIKDNNQVISKTVSDDKIIGKIEITKTDSKDSKKVLANTEFTIFDGNKKEIAKATTNKEGKVEFNNLGYGNYYYQETKAPEGYTIDSKMYPFEIKDNNQVISKTVSDDKIIGKIEITKTDSKDSKKVLANTEFTIFDGNKKEIAKAMTNKEGKVEFDNLGYGNYYYQETKAPEGYTIDSKMYPFEIKDNNQVISKTVSDDKIIGKIEITKTDSKDSKKVLANTEFTIFDGNKKEIAKATTNKEGKVEFNNLGYGNYYYQETKAPEGYTIDSKMYPFEVKDNNQVISKTVSDDKIIGKIEITKTDSKDSKKVLANTEFTIFDSNKKEIAKAMTNKEGKVEFDNLGYGNYYYQETKAPEGYTIDSKMYPFEVKDNNQVISKTVSDDKIIGKIEITKTDSKDSKKVLGNTEFTIFDSNKKEIAKATTNKEGKVEFDNLGYGNYYYQETKAPEGYKIDDKLYLFEIKEQNQVISKIVTNDPIVIEEIKKDDSNSKNEENIISSNQAKDDVQKEKVNTSNNKSSYESNSSSSPQTYDASMLPYIGLFTISTIGLAASTFNKKRK, from the coding sequence GTGAGAACAAAAAAAAGGTATAGAATGCTTAGTATGATTGTGATATTAAATCTAATACTAAACATTATATCTCCAGGGATGACAGTGTTTGCTGAAAACAATAATGTTAAGTTGACATTAACAAGCAACAAGACAAAATTGGAATCAGGGGAACAAGTTGAGTTTAATTTAAATTACGAGGCATTAAATGGGCCAGGGAGTATAAAAGCAGGAGACACAATAACATTTAAATTGCCGGATGTATTTGAAAATATTCAACCTAAATATCCGCCAGAACATTTTAAAAGCGTAAATGTAGACGGAACAACTGTTACAGCTGTGTTTAGTGAAGGTGCAAATGATGCAATAGGTGGATACATGAGTGTAAAGGCTACAGCTAAAAATGTTGAAACTAACACAACACAAAGAGTTGAAGTTAATTTAGATGGTACAGTTCAATATATTGATGTGGAAATAGTTCCTCCCGATGAAAAACCGCCAGTAGATCCTCCTACTGTAACTGATAGACAAATTTATAAAACTGTTGATAATCCAGATGGATATGATGGTTATGAAAATGGAACATTAATAAACAATATAAATAATCCTGTTATAGGTAAAAAAGTAAAATATAGTATATATGTTAATGAAAAGTATGCAACTATGTATAATGCATATATAAAGGATGCTATTCCTAATGGAATGGAGTTAGTTAAAGATTCTGTAAAAGTTTATGAAACACAATATGGTAAGCCAGAGAAAGATGTAACAGAAGATTTTCGAGGAAAGATAAATACACAAAATAATTCAGTGAATGTAAATTTTGGAACTACCTATAACAAATATAGAGTAAGTTATAGTGTTATAATAAAGCAAAATATGCAACGTTATGATAATGTTGTTGATTTAATTAAACATGATGAAACATTATCATCAAAAGCAATAGTAAAACCTAAAGACGATGGTAAGATGTTAACCAAATACAGTAGAACTAATGAGACAGCAAAAGATGAGAATGGAAATACAATAAATATAGTAAATCTTAATGACAATAAGGTTAAATATACACTTGATATAAACCCTAATAATCAAAGTGTAACAAATGCAATTATTGAAGATAACATTCCAGATGGAATGAAATTAGTAGATGGAAGCATTATGGTAGGTACATATGATATATCTGATAACTTTGAATGGGTAACAGATAAAATGAAAGATAAGATAAAATTTGAAAATAATAAGCTAACTGTTAATATAGGGAATACAGATAAGCATTATTTAATTTATTATGACTTAGAAGTTACACAGAGACAAAAGGCTTACACAAATAAAGCTAAATTAAGTTATGATAATACATCTAAAGATGTTCAAAATGTTGTAAGATATGAAATGAATGCAGGGGCTATAAATGCACGAAAAAAAGTAGATAAGACATTAATTAAAAAAGGTGATAATCAAATAGTAAATTACACAATTGATTTTGATTGTTATGGATATTTTGATAAGGGGTATTTAAATTTAACAGATAAGTTAGATCCAGCAGTTGAAATTTTAGGGGTTGATACTCCAGAACACTTTAATGTAAACATAGATAAAGAAAGCAATACTATAAAAATTACCAATGATAAAAAAGAGATAGAATATGGAGAACCACTTCAAGTAAAAATAAAAACGGATTTTTCTAAAGTAGAGGATGGAAAAACTGTAACTAATGTTGCAAAGATAAACAACTCTACAACTAATAAAGTTGAAACGAAAAAAGGTTATAGATTTACTGCAAAAAAAATTGATAGTACAACAAAATCGCCACTTTCAGGAGCAACTTTTAATTTAATGGATAGTAATAAAAAGGTTATAGCTACATTAAATAGTGATTCAAATGGAATACTATCACACTCAATAGATAATCCAGGAGTATATTATTTAAAAGAGACAAAAGCTCCTAAAGGATATAACTTAGATAGTAAAGAGATAAAAATTATTATAAATGAAAATCAAATAGGGACTACTGTAGATTTAGGAAATATACTAAATACACAATCTGACCATAATGCAACTATTAAAAAAGTTGATTCAGATAATGAAAAAAAAGTATTAGAAGGTGCTGTATTTGAAATTCAAAATTTAAGTGGAAGCAAGATAACAAGTGTAACAACAGGTAAAGATGGAATAGCTAATTTAAAGCTTTCGCCAGGTAAATATAAAGCGGTTGAAAAAAAGGCACCACAAGGATACATTTTAAATACTGATCCTATACAATTTGAAATAAAATTAGATTCTGATTCAGATATCAACTTAGTTGTTAAAAATGATGCAATAAAAGGAAAAATAGAGATAACAAAGACCGACTCAAAAGATAGTAAAAAAGTATTAGCAAACACAGAATTTACAATATTTGATGGCAATAAAAAAGAAATAGCGAAAGCTATGACAAATAAAGAAGGGAAAGTAGAATTCGATAACTTAGGATATGGAAACTACTATTACCAAGAAACAAAAGCACCAGAGGGATACACAATAGATAGCAAAATGTATCCATTCGAGGTTAAAGACAACAATCAAGTAATAAGTAAAACAGTATCAGATGATAAGATAATAGGAAAAATAGAAATAACAAAAACAGATTCAAAAGATAGTAAAAAAGTATTAGCAAATACAGAGTTTACAATATTTGATAGTAATAAAAAAGAAATAGCGAAAGCTATGACAAATAAAGAAGGGAAAGTAGAATTCGATAACTTAGGATATGGAAACTACTATTACCAAGAAACAAAAGCACCAGAGGGATACACAATAGATAGCAAAATGTATCCATTCGAGGTTAAAGACAACAATCAAGTAATAAGTAAAACAGTATCAGATGATAAGATAATAGGAAAAATAGAAATAACAAAAACAGATTCAAAAGATAGTAAAAAAGTACTAGCAAATACAGAGTTTACAATATTCGATAGTAATAAAAAAGAAATAGCGAAAGCTATGACAAACAAAGAGGGAAAAGTAGAATTCGATAACTTAGGATATGGAAACTACTATTACCAAGAAACAAAAGCACCAGAGGGGTACACAATAGATAGTAAAATGTATCCATTTGAAATAAAAGACAATAACCAAGTAATAAGTAAAACAGTATCAGACGATAAGATAATAGGGAAAATAGAAATAATAAAGACCGACTCAAAAGATAGTAAAAAAGTACTAGCAAATACAGAGTTTACAATATTTGATGGCAATAAAAAAGAAGTAGCGAAAGCTATGACAAATAAAGAAGGGAAAGTAGCATTCGATAACTTAGGATATGGAAACTACTATTACCAAGAAACAAAAGCACCAGAAGGATACACAATAGATAGCAAAATGTATCCATTTGAGGTTAAAGACAACAATCAAGTAATAAGTAAAACAGTATCAGATGATAAGATAATAGGAAAAATAGAGATAACAAAAACAGACTCAAAAGATAGTAAAAAGGTATTAGCAAATACAGAGTTTACAATATTTGATAGTAATAAAAAAGAAATAGCGAAAGCTACAACAAATAAAGAAGGAAAAGTAGAATTCGATAACTTAGGATATGGAAACTATTATTACCAAGAAACAAAAGCACCAGAGGGATACACAATAGATAGCAAAATGTATCCATTTGAGGTTAAAGACAACAATCAAGTAATAAGTAAAACAGTATCAGATGATAAGATAATAGGAAAAATAGAAATAACAAAGACCGATTCAAAAGATAGTAAAAAAGTATTAGCAAATACAGAGTTTACAATATTTGATAGTAATAAAAAAGAAATAGCGAAAGCTATGACAAATAAAGAAGGGAAAGTAGAATTCGATAACTTAGGATATGGAAACTACTATTACCAAGAAACAAAAGCACCAGAAGGATACACAATAGATAGCAAAATGTATCCATTTGAGGTTAAAGACAACAATCAAGTAATAAGTAAAACAGTATCAGATGATAAGATAATAGGAAAAATAGAAATAACAAAGACCGATTCAAAAGATAGTAAAAAAGTATTAGCAAATACAGAGTTTACAATATTTGATAGTAATAAAAAAGAAATAGCGAAAGCTATGACAAATAAAGAAGGAAAAGTAGAATTCGATAACTTAGGATATGGAAACTACTATTACCAAGAAACAAAAGCACCAGAGGGATACACAATAGATAGTAAAATGTATCCGTTTGAAATAAAAGACAATAATCAAGTAATAAGCAAAACAGTATCAGACGATAAGATAATAGGAAAAATAGAGATAACAAAGACAGATTCAAAAGATAGTAAAAAAGTACTAGCAAATACAGAGTTTACAATATTTGATGGCAATAAAAAAGAAATAGCGAAAGCTACAACAAATAAAGAAGGGAAAGTAGAATTCAATAACTTAGGATATGGAAACTACTATTACCAAGAAACAAAAGCACCAGAGGGATACACAATAGATAGTAAAATGTATCCATTTGAAATAAAAGACAATAACCAAGTAATAAGTAAAACAGTATCAGACGATAAGATAATAGGAAAAATAGAGATAACAAAAACAGACTCAAAAGATAGTAAAAAAGTACTAGCAAATACAGAGTTTACAATATTTGATGGCAATAAAAAAGAAATAGCGAAAGCTATGACAAATAAAGAAGGGAAAGTAGAATTCGATAACTTAGGATATGGAAACTACTATTACCAAGAAACAAAAGCACCAGAGGGATACACAATAGATAGTAAAATGTATCCGTTTGAAATAAAAGACAATAATCAAGTAATAAGCAAAACAGTATCAGACGATAAGATAATAGGAAAAATAGAGATAACAAAGACAGATTCAAAAGATAGTAAAAAAGTACTAGCAAATACAGAGTTTACAATATTTGATGGCAATAAAAAAGAAATAGCGAAAGCTACAACAAATAAAGAAGGGAAAGTAGAATTCAATAACTTAGGATATGGAAACTACTATTACCAAGAAACAAAAGCACCAGAGGGATACACAATAGATAGTAAAATGTATCCATTCGAGGTTAAAGACAACAATCAAGTAATAAGTAAAACAGTATCAGACGATAAAATAATAGGAAAAATAGAGATAACAAAGACCGACTCAAAAGATAGTAAAAAAGTACTAGCAAATACAGAGTTTACAATATTTGATAGTAATAAAAAAGAAATAGCGAAAGCTATGACAAATAAAGAGGGAAAAGTAGAATTCGATAACTTAGGATATGGAAACTATTATTATCAAGAAACAAAAGCACCAGAGGGATACACAATAGATAGTAAAATGTATCCATTCGAGGTTAAAGACAACAATCAAGTAATAAGTAAAACAGTATCAGATGATAAGATAATAGGAAAAATAGAAATAACAAAAACAGATTCAAAAGATAGTAAAAAAGTATTAGGGAACACAGAATTTACAATATTTGATAGTAATAAAAAAGAAATAGCGAAAGCTACAACAAATAAAGAAGGGAAAGTAGAATTCGATAACTTAGGATATGGAAACTACTATTACCAAGAAACAAAAGCACCAGAAGGATATAAAATAGACGATAAATTGTATCTATTTGAAATAAAGGAACAAAATCAAGTAATAAGTAAAATAGTTACAAATGATCCTATCGTTATAGAGGAAATTAAAAAGGATGATTCAAACTCAAAGAATGAAGAAAATATAATTAGTTCAAATCAAGCTAAGGATGATGTTCAAAAAGAAAAAGTAAATACATCTAATAACAAGAGTAGTTATGAATCAAACAGCTCAAGCAGTCCACAAACATATGATGCTAGCATGCTACCGTATATAGGACTATTTACAATTTCAACTATAGGATTAGCAGCAAGTACTTTCAATAAAAAAAGAAAGTAA